One stretch of Caloenas nicobarica isolate bCalNic1 chromosome 2, bCalNic1.hap1, whole genome shotgun sequence DNA includes these proteins:
- the EIF1B gene encoding eukaryotic translation initiation factor 1b, with translation MSSIQNLQSFDPFADATKGDDLLPAGTEDYIHIRIQQRNGRKTLTTVQGIADDYDKKKLVKAFKKKFACNGTVIEHPEYGEVIQLQGDQRKNICQFLLEIGIVKEEQLKVHGF, from the exons ATGTCATCTATCCAGAACCTCCAATCCTTCG aCCCCTTTGCTGATGCAACAAAGGGTGACGACTTACTCCCGGCGGGGACTGAGGATTACATTCATATAAGGATCCAGCAACGAAACGGAAGGAAGACGCTAACAACTGTTCAGGGAATTGCAGATGATTATGACAAGAAGAAACTTGTGAAGGCATTCAAAAAG AAATTTGCTTGTAATGGTACTGTGATTGAACATCCTGAATACGGCGAAGTTATCCAGCTTCAAGGTGACCAGAGGAAGAATATTTGCCAATTCCTCTTGGAG aTTGGCATTGTCAAGGAAGAACAACTGAAAGTTCATGGTTTCTAA